Proteins encoded in a region of the Thermoanaerobaculia bacterium genome:
- a CDS encoding isoprenylcysteine carboxylmethyltransferase family protein: protein MNAHSEKDAVGAPVPPPAVLAVAILLGFLVNVWKPFALPIPIVAARVAGGILLLGGFALGLAAVRALARGGSSPLPHRPSGALVAEGLYRWTRNPIYLSMAVLIAGVAVLARSGWHLVMLVIFVVVVDRTQIRREERYLEGKFGVEFREYERRVRRWI, encoded by the coding sequence ATGAATGCCCATTCGGAGAAGGACGCCGTCGGGGCGCCGGTGCCGCCCCCCGCCGTCCTCGCCGTCGCGATCCTCCTGGGATTCCTCGTCAACGTATGGAAGCCGTTCGCGCTGCCGATTCCGATCGTGGCCGCACGCGTCGCCGGCGGAATCCTGCTGCTCGGCGGCTTTGCGCTCGGGCTCGCCGCGGTTCGCGCGCTCGCGCGGGGCGGGTCGAGCCCGCTCCCGCATCGCCCGTCGGGGGCGCTCGTCGCGGAAGGACTCTACCGCTGGACACGAAACCCGATCTATCTCTCGATGGCGGTCCTGATCGCGGGGGTCGCCGTCCTCGCCCGGAGCGGCTGGCATCTCGTGATGCTCGTGATCTTCGTCGTCGTCGTCGATCGCACGCAGATCCGCCGCGAGGAGAGGTATCTCGAGGGGAAATTCGGGGTGGAATTCCGGGAGTATGAGCGGCGCGTCCGCCGTTGGATTTGA
- a CDS encoding helix-turn-helix domain-containing protein gives MPARSEPGSLRGLRLPRQARSRATLDRLMTAAAELLAERRFEEATVAELVKRAGSSVGAFYARFGNKEALLRELDERLFEAGRTSWRDFLADERWERAGAGEILDAFVGRLVAKRRERRGLLRALVLHARANPGSDFAKRSVRLNRRLVGRITEMLLARRGDMGHPRPEEAVPFALQIADSVTRDAIVFEEGALAPKRSDRALEADLTRVIRLHLGVKEP, from the coding sequence GTGCCTGCCCGTTCCGAACCCGGCTCCCTCCGCGGGCTGCGGCTTCCCCGCCAGGCGCGCAGCCGCGCGACGCTCGACCGCCTGATGACCGCCGCCGCAGAGCTCCTCGCCGAGCGCCGATTCGAGGAGGCGACGGTCGCCGAGCTCGTGAAACGGGCCGGGTCGTCCGTGGGAGCGTTCTACGCGCGATTCGGGAACAAGGAGGCCCTGCTGCGGGAGCTCGACGAGCGGCTCTTCGAGGCGGGCCGGACGTCGTGGAGGGATTTCCTCGCCGACGAGCGATGGGAGCGCGCGGGCGCCGGGGAGATCCTCGACGCGTTCGTCGGCCGCCTCGTCGCAAAGCGCCGGGAACGCCGCGGCCTCCTGCGCGCGCTCGTCCTTCATGCGCGGGCCAATCCCGGCTCCGATTTCGCGAAGCGGAGCGTCCGGCTGAATCGCCGCCTCGTCGGACGCATCACGGAAATGCTCCTCGCGCGGCGCGGCGACATGGGCCACCCGCGGCCCGAAGAGGCGGTCCCGTTCGCGCTGCAGATCGCGGACAGCGTGACGCGAGACGCGATCGTCTTCGAGGAAGGCGCGCTCGCCCCGAAGCGAAGCGACCGCGCTCTCGAGGCGGATCTCACGCGCGTGATTCGGCTCCATCTCGGCGTGAAGGAGCCGTGA
- a CDS encoding cyclase family protein, with the protein MSRFVELSHTIEHGTLTYPGLPAPEISDFLGREESRRRYAPGTEFQIGRITMVGNTGTYLDSPFHRYAGGADLAELPLSSLADLPGIVLRAAGSARAIGADAFETLDVAGRAVLVHTGFDRHWGTPAYFERNPHLTAGAAAWLAESGAALVGIDSVNVDSIDGGERPAHSALLARGIPVVEHLTGLAALPDSGFRFFAVPPKVRGFGTFPVRAFAIL; encoded by the coding sequence GTGAGCCGCTTCGTCGAGCTCAGCCACACGATCGAGCACGGGACGCTCACGTATCCCGGCCTTCCGGCGCCCGAGATCTCCGACTTTCTCGGCCGCGAGGAATCGCGCCGGCGCTACGCGCCCGGGACCGAGTTCCAGATCGGGCGGATCACGATGGTCGGAAACACCGGCACCTATCTCGATTCGCCGTTCCACCGCTACGCGGGGGGCGCCGACCTCGCGGAGCTGCCGCTTTCGAGCCTCGCGGACCTGCCCGGGATCGTCCTCCGCGCCGCAGGCTCCGCGCGCGCGATCGGCGCGGACGCGTTCGAGACGCTCGACGTCGCCGGCCGCGCCGTCCTCGTGCACACCGGCTTCGACCGGCACTGGGGGACGCCGGCGTACTTCGAGAGGAACCCGCACCTGACCGCCGGCGCGGCCGCCTGGCTCGCGGAGAGCGGCGCCGCCCTCGTCGGCATCGACTCGGTCAACGTCGACTCGATCGACGGCGGCGAGCGCCCCGCGCATTCGGCGCTGCTCGCCCGCGGGATCCCGGTCGTCGAGCACCTGACGGGGCTCGCGGCGCTCCCCGATTCCGGTTTCCGATTCTTCGCGGTCCCGCCGAAAGTGCGCGGGTTCGGGACTTTCCCGGTCCGGGCGTTCGCGATTTTGTAG
- a CDS encoding pirin family protein, with translation MDNVRRIARVIEPMETMDGAGVRLRRSIATPVLDYLDPFLLLDHFGSEDPDEYMAGFPMHPHRGIETVTYMLDGVVAHRDTMGHAGEVGPGDIQWMSAGGGLQHEEMPQIRKGRLEGFQLWVNLPARLKMSKPSYQEVGDRKIPEVAHGNAKIRVVAGKVGDVEGAIADIAANPTYLDVTLPRRESFEYPVPRGHAAFAYLFRGDGVIDGRPIASPRLVVFSDGDSVAVRAGDEGARFLLVSGKPLNEPVARYGPFVMNTRGEIEKALSDLRRGCFEWRA, from the coding sequence ATGGACAACGTTCGAAGAATCGCCCGCGTGATCGAGCCGATGGAGACGATGGACGGCGCGGGCGTGCGCCTGCGCCGCAGCATCGCCACACCGGTCCTCGACTACCTCGACCCGTTCCTGCTCCTCGACCACTTCGGATCCGAAGACCCCGACGAGTACATGGCGGGCTTCCCGATGCACCCCCACCGGGGGATCGAGACGGTCACCTACATGCTCGACGGCGTCGTCGCCCATCGCGACACGATGGGGCACGCGGGGGAGGTCGGGCCCGGCGACATCCAGTGGATGTCGGCGGGAGGCGGGCTGCAGCACGAGGAGATGCCGCAGATCCGAAAGGGAAGACTCGAGGGCTTCCAGCTCTGGGTCAACCTTCCGGCCAGGCTCAAGATGTCGAAGCCGAGCTACCAGGAAGTGGGAGACCGGAAGATTCCGGAGGTCGCGCACGGGAACGCGAAGATCCGGGTCGTGGCCGGGAAGGTCGGCGACGTCGAGGGGGCGATCGCCGACATCGCGGCGAACCCCACGTACCTCGACGTGACGCTCCCCCGGCGGGAGAGCTTCGAGTATCCGGTCCCGCGCGGCCACGCGGCGTTCGCCTATCTCTTTCGGGGGGACGGGGTTATCGACGGACGGCCGATCGCCTCGCCCAGGCTCGTCGTCTTCTCCGACGGCGACTCGGTCGCGGTGCGGGCGGGCGACGAGGGCGCGCGGTTCCTTCTCGTCTCGGGGAAGCCCTTGAACGAGCCGGTCGCCCGGTACGGGCCGTTCGTGATGAACACGCGGGGGGAGATCGAGAAGGCGCTGTCGGACCTCAGGCGCGGATGCTTCGAGTGGAGAGCGTGA
- the lepA gene encoding translation elongation factor 4: MTDPRLIRNFSIVAHIDHGKTTLSDRILQLCGAVSAREMGEQMLDDMELEQERGITIKARSVTLHYPAQDGKTYTFNLIDTPGHVDFSYEVSRSLAACEGAVLVVDATQGVEAQTLANAYLAIHNNLEIVPIINKIDLPSAEPDKAKEQIEQVVGLPAHDAVLVSAKQGTGVAEVLERIVERIPPPKGDPKAPLKALLFDSWYDPYRGVTSLVRVLDGTLAAGKKIRFMNTGQEVEVEEVGIFSPKPEKVEALSVGEVGFLWANIKDLHSTKIGDTITDARHPTAEPLPGFEEAKPMVFSGLFPTDAGDYPALRDAMEKLRLNDASFSWEPETSTALGFGFRCGFLGLLHMDIVQERLEREFNLELITTAPSVNYRVRTTSGDLLEVDNPAKLPPPQNIERIDEPFITATIITRDDFLGGLLKLCEERRGTQQSMEYLSANRVVLTYDFPLNEIVLDFYDKLKSLSKGYASFDYQLSGYREGKLVKLDILVNGEPVDALSLIVHAEEASQKGRELARKMREIIPRQMFEVAIQAAIGAKIVARETISPLRKNVIAKCYGGDITRKRKLLEKQKEGKKRMKRVGRVDIPQEAFLAVLKVD; this comes from the coding sequence ATGACCGACCCGCGTCTCATCCGCAACTTCTCGATCGTGGCGCACATCGACCACGGCAAGACGACGCTCTCCGACCGCATCCTCCAGCTCTGCGGGGCGGTGTCCGCCCGCGAGATGGGAGAACAGATGCTCGACGACATGGAGCTCGAGCAGGAGCGCGGGATCACGATCAAGGCGCGGTCCGTCACGCTCCACTACCCGGCGCAAGACGGGAAGACCTACACGTTCAACCTGATCGACACGCCCGGCCACGTCGACTTCTCCTACGAGGTCTCCCGGTCGCTCGCCGCCTGCGAGGGGGCCGTGCTCGTCGTCGACGCGACCCAGGGAGTCGAGGCGCAGACGCTCGCCAACGCGTATCTGGCGATCCACAACAATCTCGAGATCGTGCCCATCATCAACAAGATCGACCTGCCGTCGGCCGAGCCGGACAAGGCGAAGGAGCAGATCGAGCAGGTCGTGGGTCTGCCCGCGCACGACGCGGTCCTCGTCTCGGCCAAGCAGGGCACGGGGGTGGCGGAGGTCCTCGAGCGCATCGTCGAGCGGATCCCGCCCCCGAAGGGAGATCCGAAGGCGCCCCTGAAAGCCCTGCTCTTCGACTCCTGGTACGACCCCTACCGCGGCGTCACGTCCCTCGTGCGCGTCCTCGACGGGACGCTCGCGGCGGGGAAGAAGATCCGGTTCATGAACACCGGCCAGGAGGTCGAGGTCGAAGAGGTCGGGATCTTCTCTCCGAAACCGGAGAAGGTCGAGGCCCTCTCGGTGGGAGAAGTGGGCTTTCTCTGGGCGAACATCAAGGACCTGCATTCCACGAAGATCGGCGACACGATCACCGACGCTCGGCATCCCACGGCGGAGCCTCTTCCCGGGTTCGAGGAAGCCAAGCCGATGGTCTTCTCGGGCCTCTTCCCGACCGATGCCGGCGACTACCCGGCGCTCCGCGACGCGATGGAGAAGCTCCGGTTGAACGACGCCTCGTTCTCCTGGGAGCCGGAGACCTCGACGGCGCTCGGCTTCGGATTCCGCTGCGGGTTCCTCGGGCTCCTCCACATGGACATCGTCCAGGAGCGCCTCGAGCGCGAATTCAACCTGGAGCTCATCACGACCGCGCCGTCGGTGAACTACCGCGTGCGGACGACGTCGGGCGACTTGCTCGAGGTCGACAACCCCGCGAAGCTCCCGCCGCCCCAGAACATCGAGAGGATCGACGAACCGTTCATCACGGCGACGATCATCACCCGCGACGATTTCCTCGGCGGCCTCCTGAAGCTCTGCGAGGAGCGGCGCGGCACGCAGCAATCGATGGAATACCTCTCGGCCAACCGCGTCGTCCTCACCTACGACTTCCCGTTGAACGAAATCGTCCTCGACTTCTACGACAAGCTGAAGTCGCTCTCGAAGGGGTACGCGTCTTTCGACTACCAGCTCTCCGGCTACCGGGAGGGAAAGCTCGTCAAGCTCGACATCCTCGTCAACGGAGAGCCGGTCGACGCGCTGTCGCTCATCGTCCACGCGGAGGAGGCCTCCCAGAAGGGGCGCGAGCTCGCCCGGAAGATGCGCGAGATCATCCCGCGGCAGATGTTCGAAGTCGCGATTCAGGCCGCCATCGGCGCGAAGATCGTCGCCCGCGAGACGATCTCGCCGCTGCGCAAAAACGTGATCGCCAAGTGCTACGGCGGCGACATCACCCGCAAGCGCAAGCTCCTCGAGAAGCAGAAGGAGGGGAAGAAGCGCATGAAGCGCGTCGGACGCGTCGACATCCCGCAGGAGGCGTTCCTCGCGGTCCTGAAGGTCGACTGA
- a CDS encoding alpha/beta hydrolase → MAVMPAFEQIIRMEVVYRVPGMEDVTVERDRVYISPGGEALRMDVYRPARGTEGARPLVLMIHGGPIPKLGAKNMAVFTSWGRLLAASGLAAATFDHRFLAPERMTDAADDVAAALAHVREHADALGIDRDRLAVWAFSGGGPLLSLALKGAPPFVRAVVAYYAALDVREKPPGGSPAITDDLRRDFSPAHHVRAEGGRTAPVLVARAGLDHPFLNASIDRFVAEALAANAEIDVMNHPKGRHGFDFLDDDTRSREIIARTIQFLRARLF, encoded by the coding sequence ATGGCGGTAATGCCGGCGTTCGAACAAATCATCCGGATGGAGGTCGTTTACCGGGTGCCGGGGATGGAAGATGTCACCGTCGAGAGGGACCGCGTCTACATCTCCCCCGGCGGCGAAGCGCTGAGGATGGACGTCTACCGCCCCGCTCGTGGCACAGAGGGCGCGCGTCCGCTCGTCCTGATGATCCATGGGGGTCCGATCCCGAAGCTCGGCGCGAAGAACATGGCCGTTTTCACGTCGTGGGGCCGGCTTCTCGCCGCTTCCGGCCTGGCGGCGGCGACCTTCGATCACCGGTTCCTCGCGCCCGAACGCATGACCGACGCGGCCGACGACGTCGCCGCCGCGCTCGCGCACGTCCGGGAGCACGCCGACGCGCTCGGGATCGACCGGGACCGCCTCGCAGTCTGGGCTTTCTCAGGAGGCGGACCGCTCCTTTCGCTCGCCCTGAAGGGGGCGCCGCCATTCGTTCGGGCGGTCGTCGCCTACTACGCCGCCCTCGACGTCCGGGAGAAGCCTCCCGGCGGGTCTCCAGCGATTACCGACGACCTGCGGCGCGACTTCTCCCCCGCCCACCACGTGCGTGCCGAAGGCGGGCGCACGGCGCCCGTCCTCGTCGCGCGAGCCGGCCTCGACCACCCGTTCCTGAACGCCTCGATCGACCGGTTCGTCGCGGAGGCCCTCGCGGCCAACGCGGAGATCGACGTGATGAACCATCCGAAGGGCCGCCACGGCTTCGATTTCCTCGACGACGATACCCGGTCGCGCGAGATCATCGCGAGGACGATTCAATTCTTGAGGGCGCGCCTCTTCTGA